The sequence GGTATATTGGTATCGAATTCGTCGAAGTAGGCGACCGGTCGATCACTGCGCGCATGCCCGTCGACGCTCGCACCCATCAGCCGTTCGGTCGGCTGCATGGTGGGGCCTCGGTGGCCTTGGCAGAAACGGTGGGCTCCGTCGCGGCTGGCCATGTGGTCGACCGCAGCCAGTTCGCTGCAGTCGGGATGGAGATCAATGCCAACCATATCCGCCCGGTTTACGACAGCTATGTCTACGCGACCGCCACGCCGGAAAACATAGGTCGCACGACGCATGTCTGGTCGATCCGGATCGTTGATGAGCAGGGGCGGCTGGTATGTATTTCCCGGCTGACGATGGCCGTCATCCCGCTCGAACGAAAGTAGC is a genomic window of Parerythrobacter aestuarii containing:
- a CDS encoding hotdog fold thioesterase, producing the protein MSTDSIWWGGTLPKLADMTALGDSGMPGYIGIEFVEVGDRSITARMPVDARTHQPFGRLHGGASVALAETVGSVAAGHVVDRSQFAAVGMEINANHIRPVYDSYVYATATPENIGRTTHVWSIRIVDEQGRLVCISRLTMAVIPLERK